The following are encoded in a window of Phaseolus vulgaris cultivar G19833 chromosome 3, P. vulgaris v2.0, whole genome shotgun sequence genomic DNA:
- the LOC137806941 gene encoding AP-5 complex subunit mu, with amino-acid sequence MSSGCSIRAIWIMNNLDAVVFSRRFPLVEKRWRAACNAHNDSDQLFSSLPTHSDLTDAFLDRKHREGSAQGFGIRKSNSTLGSDSWVDDPITRHIVGLYINKEEEDIKNLLWPLILHTKGLYSILILPLVEPRHLKAYARLCKRSDCGTALGMDDGLSSLLLDLPSVTGAFMVAHAIGDIITGDTVEPEVIVSAAPSVGGLFDSLTGSIGISSRAKPVAPPVVSSSPSSTSVPGSVTADAPKIGSRPLDKDALRTFISSSMPFGIPLDLNYSNIFTIKANGFSATDLPPSDQKQPAWKPYLYKGKQRMLFTTHETIHAALYDRDEIPDTISVSGQINCRAELEGLPDVSFPLAGLHTANLEVLSYHPCAQVSDQGLDKQGVMFSPPLGNFVLMRYQATCALGPPLKGFYQLSMVSEDKGAFLFKLHLMEGYRAPLTMEFCTVTMPFPRRRIVSLDGTPSVGTVSTSEHSVEWKIVTSGRGLTGKSIEVTFPGTVKFAPWQNQRLSSSSRSSFGIIADEDSDNEAENVSNMVNEEHLMEKMNKDLPPVDLEEPFCWQAYNYAKVSFKVVGASVSGIAVDPKSVSIYPAVKAPMEFSTQVTSGDYILWNTLGKCPNVASIKS; translated from the exons ATGTCCAGTGGATGCAGCATCAGAGCTATATGGATTATGAACAACCTCGACGCCGTCGTTTTCTCCAG GAGGTTTCCGCTGGTGGAGAAGCGTTGGCGAGCTGCTTGCAATGCCCACAATGACTCCGATCAACTCTTCTCTTCCTTACCCACTCACTCCGACCTTACTGATGCCTTTCTCGACCGAAAACATAG GGAGGGATCTGCGCAAGGATTTGGGATACGCAAGAGTAATTCAACTCTGGGATCAGATTCTTGGGTGGATGATCCCATTACTCGTCATATTGTCGGTCTTTACATTAACAAAGAAGAGGAGGACATTAAGAATCTGTTGTGGCCTTTAATCTTGCACACGAAGGGCCTTTACAGTATACTTATTCTACCATTGGTTGAGCCTAGGCATTTAAAGGCATATGCAAGGTTGTGTAAAAGATCTGATTGTGGAACTGCTCTTGGCATGGATGATGGCTTGTCTTCCCTCTTGTTGGATCTTCCATCAGTAACAGG GGCTTTTATGGTAGCACATGCTATTGGTGACATAATTACTGGCGACACAGTAGAACCAGAAGTGATTGTAAGTGCAGCTCCCTCTGTTGGAGGGCTGTTTGATTCACTCACTGGTAGTATAGGCATCTCTTCCAGGGCAAAGCCTGTAGCTCCACCTGTTGTTTCTTCCTCCCCTTCAAGTACATCTGTACCGGGATCAGTTACAGCCGATGCTCCAAAAATTGGGTCTAGGCCATTGGATAAAGATGCACTCAGAACATTTATCAGTAGTTCAATGCCCTTTG GTATACCCTTGGACCTTAATTATTCCAATATTTTTACCATAAAGGCCAATGGCTTTTCTGCAACGGATTTGCCTCCTTCGGACCAGAAGCAGCCAGCATGGAAACCATATTTATACAAAGGAAAGCAGAGAATGCTGTTTACTACTCATGAGACTATTCATGCAGCTCTGTATGACAGAGATGAAATTCCGGATACTATATCAGTTTCTGGTCAAATAAATTGTCGAGCTGAGTTGGAAGGGTTACCAGATGTGTCATTTCCCTTGGCTGGATTGCACACAGCAAACCTTGAAGTTTTATCATATCATCCTTGTGCTCAAGTTTCTGATCAAGGTTTGGATAAGCAAGGTGTGATGTTTTCTCCACCGTTAGGTAATTTTGTGTTGATGCGTTATCAGGCAACTTGTGCCCTTGGACCCCCCTTAAAGGGATTCTATCAGTTGTCTATGGTTTCTGAGGATAAAGGTGCATTTCTATTCAAGTTACATTTAATGGAAGGATATAGGGCCCCTTTGACAATGGAGTTCTGTACCGTGACTATGCCCTTTCCTAGGAGGAGGATTGTATCTTTGGACGGGACTCCTTCTGTGGGTACAGTTTCAACTTCCGAGCACTCCGTTGAATGGAAAATTGTGACAAGTGGCCGAGGACTGACTGGAAAAAGTATTGAAGTGACTTTCCCTGGAACAGTCAAGTTTGCACCATGGCAAAACCAAAGGTTGTCTTCTTCCTCCAGGTCATCCTTTGGAATCATTGCTGACGAGGATAGTGATAATGAGGCAGAGAATGTTAGTAACATGGTCAATGAAGAACATTTGATGGAGAAAATGAACAAGGATCTTCCTCCAGTTGATTTAGAGGAGCCATTTTGCTGGCAGGCATACAATTATGCTAAA gTATCATTCAAGGTTGTTGGGGCATCAGTATCCGGAATTGCCGTTGATCCTAAATCT GTGAGCATCTACCCGGCTGTAAAAGCACCTATGGAATTTTCGACTCAG GTTACTTCTGGGGACTATATTCTGTGGAATACTCTGGGCAAGTGTCCAAACGTAGCCTCAATAAAAAGTTAA